From Acidimicrobiales bacterium:
GTTTGCCGGTGTGTTGCCGCTCGTCGTCTTCCGCAGCATTGCGGCGACGAACGTCCGCACCTGCTTCATCGCCGTGTGGCCCGCACTCAACATCGGGCTCAACACGAATGCGTTCGGGTTCGACGGCGACCGGTTGTGGGTCGACGTCGCCGCCGGCGCGTCGGTAGCGGAAGAGTTGCGGGCGCGGACACTCGCGCGTTTCATTTCGGCCGTGCCCGTGGTGCTCGTACTGATGGCGGTCCTGGCGGTACTGGCGGGCAGTGCGGCCGCCGTCGTCCCGGCGCTCGGTGCTGTCGCCGCCGCCCTCGGGATCGGCGCGGGCTTCGCCGCGTTCTTGAGCGTGCGGGCCCCCTTCCCGATGCCCGACGCCGGTCGGGGCAACGCCTTTGGTGGCGCGGGCGCGGGCCAGAACGCGTCCGCCGGCTTCGCCGCCCTCGGAGCGATCCTCGTCTCGGGCCTGCTCGTGACACCACTGGTCCTGGTGTCGATCGCGCTGCCGTTGGCGAGCCCATGGCAGAGCGCGCTTGCCGCTATCGGCGTTGCCATCGGGTGGCTCAGTTGGCGCGTCGGCATCGCCGTCGCCACCAACTGGCGCCTCCCGGATGCTCCGGCACTACTGGCGACGCTGACCCGGGTCTAGAACGAATAACGCGACCGACTAGAAACACCGCCGTGGAACGGTTGTCTGCGGCGCTGTCCGGCGCCGTCATCGTCGTGACGGGCCCACCGGGCGCCGGCAAGTCGACGGTGAGCGCCGAGTTGGTGACCCGGGCCGATCGAGGCGTGCTGATCGACGGCGACTCGTTCTTCGAGTCGGTGAAGGCGGGGTGGATCGCGCCCTGGTTGCCGGAATCGAACCGGCAAAACGAGACGGTGATCGACGCGCTGGGCGCGGCCGCGTCCCGGTTCGCGCGGGGCGATTATGCGGTCGTGGTCGACGGCATCATCGGGCCGTGGTTTCTCGACCGTTTCCGCGTCGAGGTTGCGTCACCGCTGCAGTATGTCGTCGTCCGGCCAACGCGCACCGCCGCGTTCGCGCGCGCCGCGCACCGGCCGCCGCGATCGGGCGACAACCCTGAGGCGGTGGCGAAGATGTACGACGAGTTCGAGTCACTCGGCGTCTTCGAACGCTGCGTCGTCGACAACTCGATGCACACGGTCGACGAGACCGTCGACGCCATCGTGAAGGGATTGCAGGAAGGCGTGTTCCGGGTTTGAGCTACGCCGCGTTGTGCGACGTGCTCTCATGTGCTTCGAGTCCGACTGCGTCCTGCAACTCCTCGACGTCCTTCTTCAACTGATCGTTGCCGTCGCGGCTCGCCGAGGCGCGCATGAGATCGGCCAGCGCGTCGGCAATGGCGTTGAGTTTGTGCTGCACCGCCTGATCCGCGCGGGTCTGGCTGTTCTGCAGCAGCGCCACCATGAGGAAGGTGATGATCGTCGTGGCGGTGTTGATAATCAGCTGCCACGTGTCGACGCTGCGGATGAGCAGGATCGACGGGAACCAGATGAGGACCAAAAGCACGCAGAAGATGAAGAAGAGCGCCCGACTGGCCAACAGCGCGGCAGCGCCGGCGAAGCGGTCGAAGATGCCGACGTCGTCGGACACCTCGGAGGGCATCTTCACGTGCTTCGATTTCGGTGCCACAACGCACGTGTACCCGCATGAACGCCGGGTAAATCGCTGGTCATGGGCACCGTCGTATCCGTGGCGCTGCGGGACAGCGTGCATCTGGTGTGGCACGCGCGCGACAAGCGCGCTCGCGGTCGTATGCAACATGCGTACCGCGGGTAGCAGAAGAGCATGCGTGTAGGAACGATCGATACCAACAAACTTCGTGGGATCACCGACAAGGGTTTCGGCCTCGGCAAGGAATTCGTCGGCGTCATCACGAATAACGAGAACCTCCAGAAGGAAGGCCAGGCGCAGCAAGAACGCGCCGCCGCCGAGCTCGACGCGCTGCGTGAGGAACTGAAGGCGCAGAAGTACGAAGCCAAGGCCGGGACGCACGAGGCGAAGGAACGCGCCGCCCAGGAGTCCAAGGACAACAGCAATTCGCTGAA
This genomic window contains:
- a CDS encoding AAA family ATPase encodes the protein MERLSAALSGAVIVVTGPPGAGKSTVSAELVTRADRGVLIDGDSFFESVKAGWIAPWLPESNRQNETVIDALGAAASRFARGDYAVVVDGIIGPWFLDRFRVEVASPLQYVVVRPTRTAAFARAAHRPPRSGDNPEAVAKMYDEFESLGVFERCVVDNSMHTVDETVDAIVKGLQEGVFRV
- a CDS encoding low affinity iron permease family protein; this encodes MAPKSKHVKMPSEVSDDVGIFDRFAGAAALLASRALFFIFCVLLVLIWFPSILLIRSVDTWQLIINTATTIITFLMVALLQNSQTRADQAVQHKLNAIADALADLMRASASRDGNDQLKKDVEELQDAVGLEAHESTSHNAA